GCATCATCAGCCGGCTTTGGGGCATAGGGGAGATCGGTTACACCCTGGCGCGCTCCTACTGGGGACAGGGGTTCAATGTCGAGGCCGGCAAGCTCTTGCTGTGGTACGGCTTCAAGGAAATGGGGATGCGCCGCATTCAGGCGGTGTGCAATGTGGAGAATCGTCGCTCATATCGGACCATGGAGAAGCTCGGCATGGCGCGTGAGCGCATCATTCCGCGGGTCCGCGTCGCTGATGGCCGCGTCGTCGACCGGCTGGTGTACTCAGTCCTGCGAAGGGAATGGGAGCGCCTCAATGCCTGAGAGCGGCAGACTGCGTCCTCACGCTTCCCGCACCTGAAATTCCGAAGAGCGGGCGAGCGCTTCAATGGTCGGGTACTGGCGCAGAAAACGCGGATAGTAGTCGCGCACTCTCTCCACTTGCGTTCGCTGCAACATCACTTCGGAGACGAGAATCCGGTACGGGTCGCGCCTGTGCCGCCACGGCAGATCGCGACCGTGGCGTGCGTACCAGCGTAGGAGCCGGCGCTGGAACTGGCGGACTTGCACGCGGTCCAAAGCGCGCATGGTCACCCGTTCCTACCGAAACGCGACACGTATGGGTAGGCCGGTGTGCTGGCGTGCGCTCGGGGGCGCCCTCATCGGGGGTCTCTGTACCGAGCCGCCTTCTTTCCCGATCATCCCGAGTTGCGGCCTTCGTTTGGCCGCGTATCGAGGGATTGGCCGCGTATCGAGGGGCGCTACTTGGAGAAAATCGACAGTCCCTTGGCAAAGAGGGGGTTCATTGGCCCAACACACCAGTCCCGCGGGGCTGGTCACAATCTGCCCATAAACATGCGCCGTCTCCGTCGCCCAAGGCGTTGCCCCAGGACCAGTGGCGGCAGGCCTCCGTGCCTGCCGCGGTGGATCACTCGCGAACGCCCCGCCACGGGTAGCCCCGCAGATCGGGCCATCGTTTCCACGGGTGCCGTAAACATAGACCTCTGGATGCGGCATCCAGGGTCGACTGGAC
The DNA window shown above is from Candidatus Binatia bacterium and carries:
- a CDS encoding GNAT family protein; translated protein: MMASREVRGERLRLRNFLPEDIDDVFTYASDPVVTRHAGWQPHRTPFESMAYIKRCLSDDWGPITFAVEYVSEARVIGVVDIRIISRLWGIGEIGYTLARSYWGQGFNVEAGKLLLWYGFKEMGMRRIQAVCNVENRRSYRTMEKLGMARERIIPRVRVADGRVVDRLVYSVLRREWERLNA